In Carya illinoinensis cultivar Pawnee chromosome 6, C.illinoinensisPawnee_v1, whole genome shotgun sequence, a single genomic region encodes these proteins:
- the LOC122312609 gene encoding uncharacterized protein LOC122312609, which yields MKPKIISWNVRGLNDINKRLWIRNLLQEWKADIVCLQETKLKMIDRRLVRSLWSGIYIDWVFLASNGVSGGVVVMWDRRMVERMEDFMGRYTVACSFKCVSDNFLWAFAGVYGPNLDTDRRLLWVELAGIHSWWDIPLCIGGDFNVVRFPSEVSGCRRLRMAMEEFSECIFELSLVDLPLAGGTVTWSNNQSWSRLDHFLISPERESHFPDVWQKRMPRIGSDHWPIMLDGGGIRKGQRPLKFENMWLKADGFVDKVKQWWSSYQFQGTLSFIFAGKLKALKRDLKAWNVESFGNVEEVKN from the coding sequence ATGAAGCCAAAGATTATATCGTGGAATGTCCGTGGGCTAAACGACATTAATAAGAGGCTCTGGATTAGAAACTTGCTGCAGGAGTGGAAGGCAGACATCGTTTGCCTAcaagaaacaaaactaaaaatgaTTGATAGAAGATTAGTGCGAAGTTTATGGAGTGGAATATACATTGACTGGGTTTTCTTGGCTTCGAATGGAGTGTCGGGAGGGGTGGTAGTGATGTGGGACAGGCGGATGGTGGAAAGAATGGAGGATTTTATGGGGCGGTATACGGTGGCATGTTCCTTTAAATGCGTGTCCGATAactttttgtgggcttttgcaggtgtttatggcCCGAATCTAGATACAGATAGAAGGTTACTGTGGGTAGAACTGGCTGGGATTCATAGTTGGTGGGACATCCCCTTGTGCATAGGGGGAGATTTCAATGTGGTAAGATTCCCAAGTGAAGTTTCTGGTTGTAGAAGATTGCGGATGGCTATGGAAGAGTTCTCGGAGTGTATTTTTGAATTGAGCTTGGTGGATTTGCCATTAGCAGGGGGTACAGTGACTTGGTCCAACAATCAGTCATGGTCCCGATTGGACCATTTCCTAATTTCACCAGAACGGGAAAGCCATTTTCCGGATGTATGGCAAAAGCGTATGCCTCGTATTGGCTCGGATCATTGGCCTATTATGCTTGATGGTGGAGGTATTCGGAAAGGGCAGCGGCCGttaaaatttgagaatatgtggttgaaAGCAGACGGCTTCGTGGATAAGGTCAAACAATGGTGGTCTTCTTATCAGTTCCAAGGGACTCTCAGTTTCATCTTCGCGGGTAAATTGAAAGCTCTTAAACGAGATCTAAAAGCTTGGAATGTGGAGTCGTTTGGCAACGTTGAGGAGGTAAAAAACTAA
- the LOC122312610 gene encoding uncharacterized protein LOC122312610 has translation MGDYGGIGAPVRALKDLFPLLFQLASAKDVSVAEVMEATKGQLLWNVNFSRMAQDWEMSSFADFYSLIYSVRPNRQQEDALWWSPASKGIFSVRSFYKALTQEPIIQFPWKKIWHHKAPPKVSFFVWTASLGKILTTDNLRKRRIIIADWCCMCKGAGESMEHLLLHCDIARSLWNEVFGRLDMASVMPKTVEAALACWASLRGRQPIKAIWKMIPLCIMWCLWQERNERTFEDQARSMEELRALFFRTLCSWAIAVDFNGMALQEFLVSIVPT, from the exons ATGGGGGACTATGGGGGGATTGGTGCACCAGTGAG GGCCTTGAAAGATCTGTTCCCTTTGCTCTTCCAATTGGCAAGTGCCAAGGATGTCTCGGTAGCAGAAGTCATGGAGGCAACGAAGGGACAACTACTTTGGAACGTCAATTTTAGCAGGatggcacaagattgggaaatgaGCAGTTTTGCAGACTTTTACAGCCTTATCTACTCCGTTAGACCAAACAGACAACAAGAGGATGCTCTGTGGTGGTCCCCTGCAAGTAAAGGTATTTTTTCCGTGCGATCATTTTATAAGGCCCTCACCCAAGAGCCTATTATTCAGTTTCCCTGGAAAAAGATATGGCATCACAAGGCCCCTCCCAAAGTGtcattttttgtttggacagccTCCTTAGGTAAGATACTGACCACCgacaatttgaggaaaaggAGGATTATTATCGCggactggtgttgcatgtgcaaagGAGCCGGTGAGTCGATGGAGCACCTTCTCTTGCATTGTGATATAGCAAGGAGTCTCTGGAATGAAGTCTTTGGACGACTGGATATGGCTTCGGTCATgccaaaaaccgtggaggcAGCCTTGGCTTGTTGGGCAAGCTTGAGAGGTCGGCAACCTATTAAAGCtatatggaagatgatccctctttgcattatgtggtgtttgTGGCAGGAGCGCAACGAGAGGACTTTTGAAGACCAGGCGAGATCGATGGAGGAGCTTAGagctttattttttagaactttaTGTAGTTGGGCTATTGCTGTTGACTTCAATGGCATGGCCCTTCAAGAGTTCCTTGTCTCTAttgtgcctacctag